The following proteins come from a genomic window of Pelmatolapia mariae isolate MD_Pm_ZW linkage group LG17, Pm_UMD_F_2, whole genome shotgun sequence:
- the pax4 gene encoding paired box protein Pax-4: MNHSGGSVNQLGGMFLNGRPLPQPKRRKMIQLALEGVRPSQISRILRVSNGCVSKILSRYRRTGLLEPKTIGGSRPRLLTPGVISTIIQCKRENPTIFAWEIRKRLAAARICKASNVPSVSSINRILRKIHLDRGPSWMDLNADVRVEQDVYSLAQEEAKKFEKFETECSKKQKSKGVQHRIRTTFTPEQSRALEQEFSRSQYADMYTREKLSAEIKLPEDTIKVWFSNRRAKWRREAKQRGSTQTAEDFQKQSDFVPVNPTMTHSFTSQQATEMAKVNADSSSYSTVARKLQNCCFFPTETAVRNSECPTSSFLHLPSDIQNIDKTPLDLHRDGYSFPLVPHHTDMRRTCPLATKTGGPDCPVIQQWNQQGMPFTWSQFQTNEQFLLVPDVNQHLYMD, from the exons ATGAACCACA GTGGTGGAAGTGTCAACCAGTTAGGAGGAATGTTTCTCAACGGAAGACCTCTCCCACAACCCAAGAGACGAAAAATGATTCAGCTGGCCTTGGAGGGAGTCCGTCCAAGCCAGATCTCCAGGATACTCAGG GTGTCCAACGGGTGCGTCAGTAAGATCCTGAGCCGCTACCGGCGCACAGGACTCCTGGAACCCAAGACCATCGGTGGGAGCCGCCCCCGACTTCTCACCCCCGGTGTCATCTCCACGATCATCCAGTGCAAAAGGGAAAATCCGACTATTTTTGCTTGGGAAATCCGAAAACGTCTCGCAGCGGCGCGGATATGCAAGGCCTCCAACGTCCCCAGC GTGTCGTCCATAAATAGGATCTTAAGAAAGATCCACTTGGACCGCGGACCATCGTGGATGGACCTCAACGCTGATGTCAGGGTTGAGCAGG ATGTGTATTCTCTGGCTCAAGAAGAAGCAAAGAAGTTTGAGAAGTTTGAGACAGAGTGcagtaaaaaacagaaatccaaAGGTGTGCAGCACAGAATCCGCACCACCTTTACGccagagcagagcagagcacTTGAGCAAG AATTCTCTCGCAGCCAGTATGCTGATATGTACACAAGAGAGAAGCTATCTGCTGAAATTAAACTTCCCGAGGACACCATCAAG GTCTGGTTTTCTAACAGACGTGCTAAATGGAGGAGAGAAGCCAAGCAGAGAGGTAGTACGCAGA CAGCTGAAGACTTTCAAAAGCAAAGTGACTTTGTTCCTGTGAATCCAACAATGACACACAGCTTTACATCTCAACAG GCTACTGAAATGGCAAAAGTCAATGCGGACAGCTCCTCGTACAGCACTGTTGCAAGGAAGCTGCAAAATTGCTGCTTCTTCCCAACAGAAACAG CCGTGAGGAATTCTGAATGTCCGACATCCTCATTTCTCCATCTGCCGAGTGACATACAAAACATAGACAAAACTCCTCTGGATCTCCACAGAGATGGATACAGTTTTCCACTGGTTCCCCACCACACAGACATGAGGAGAACCTGCCCTTTGGCAACAAAGACAGGGGGGCCAGACTGCCCTGTGATTCAACAGTGGAACCAGCAGGGGATGCCTTTTACCTGGAGTCAGTTTCAAACAAATGAGCAGTTTCTGTTGGTCCCGGATGTGAATCAGCATCTCTACATGGACTGA